A genomic window from Thiomonas arsenitoxydans includes:
- a CDS encoding 3'-5' exonuclease: MIRTPIVTFDIETIPDPAALRAAGLADPELDDAAAVLQAQARRLEKTGSDFLPVHCQRVLVISCTFRNHEGLKIHSFVDQGGQEGQVVQSFFRVIEKHAPQLVSWNGGGFDLPVLHYRGLVHGVTAPKYWDMGEDDREMKWNNYISRYHTRHLDLMDLLALYQPRANAPMDVLAKLCGFPGKLGMDGSKVFDAWLAGQTDDIRRYCETDVMNTYLLYCRFQLMRGALSASEYADEIDLVRHTLGTLAAQESHWQEYLAAWPEQAAAREG, from the coding sequence ATGATTCGCACGCCCATCGTCACCTTTGATATTGAAACCATCCCCGACCCCGCCGCGTTGCGCGCTGCGGGTCTGGCCGACCCCGAGCTTGACGACGCAGCCGCCGTGCTTCAGGCGCAGGCCCGCCGTCTGGAAAAGACCGGGAGCGATTTTCTCCCGGTGCATTGTCAGCGCGTGCTGGTCATCTCGTGCACCTTTCGCAATCACGAGGGGCTGAAAATCCACTCCTTCGTCGATCAAGGTGGACAGGAAGGGCAGGTGGTGCAGAGCTTTTTCCGCGTGATCGAAAAGCACGCGCCTCAGCTCGTTTCCTGGAACGGGGGCGGTTTTGACCTGCCCGTGCTGCACTACCGTGGCCTGGTGCACGGGGTGACGGCGCCGAAATACTGGGATATGGGAGAAGATGACCGCGAGATGAAGTGGAATAACTACATTTCCCGCTACCACACCCGGCATCTCGACCTGATGGACCTGCTGGCGCTCTACCAGCCGCGCGCCAATGCGCCGATGGACGTGCTTGCCAAGCTGTGCGGCTTTCCCGGCAAGCTGGGCATGGACGGCAGCAAGGTTTTTGATGCCTGGCTTGCCGGGCAGACCGACGACATCCGCCGCTATTGCGAGACCGATGTCATGAACACCTATCTGCTGTATTGCCGCTTTCAGCTCATGCGCGGGGCCTTGTCCGCGAGCGAATACGCCGACGAAATCGACCTGGTGCGACACACCCTGGGCACCCTCGCGGCGCAGGAATCGCACTGGCAGGAATATCTCGCAGCCTGGCCGGAGCAAGCCGCCGCGCGGGAAGGCTAG
- a CDS encoding carbohydrate kinase family protein: MSTLICGSLAFDTITTFDGRFAEHILPDKVHILNISFLVPTMRREFGGCAGNIAYSLALLGGDPLILGALGADGQSYLDRLDALHIARTYVGQLADSFTAQAHIITDRDNNQITSFHPGAMGRAHELPVPLDAGVDLAIIAPDGRSAMIDHAAQLAAAGIPFIFDPGQGMPLFDGADLRDFIAKASWVAVNDYEAELLVERTGWSLDHIASQVRGVIVTRGEHGCRIWSEGGGATDIPGAPASQVLDPTGCGDAFRAGLLFGLSKGWALADSTRLGNVLGAEKIAVHGPQNHHITLQGALERLQTVYGSAPQAA; encoded by the coding sequence ATGTCCACCCTCATCTGCGGTTCGCTCGCCTTCGACACCATCACCACCTTCGACGGCCGCTTTGCCGAGCACATCCTGCCCGACAAAGTGCATATTCTGAACATCAGCTTTCTGGTGCCCACCATGCGGCGCGAGTTTGGCGGGTGCGCGGGCAATATCGCCTACAGCTTGGCGCTGCTGGGGGGTGACCCGCTCATCCTCGGCGCCCTGGGCGCGGACGGCCAGAGCTATCTCGACCGCCTTGATGCGCTGCACATTGCCCGCACTTACGTCGGGCAACTGGCCGACAGTTTTACCGCGCAGGCGCACATCATCACCGACCGCGACAACAACCAGATCACCTCCTTCCACCCCGGCGCCATGGGCCGGGCGCACGAGCTGCCCGTGCCACTGGACGCCGGGGTCGATCTCGCCATCATCGCGCCAGACGGCCGCTCGGCCATGATCGACCATGCCGCGCAGCTTGCCGCAGCGGGCATCCCGTTCATCTTCGATCCGGGTCAGGGCATGCCGCTGTTCGACGGCGCCGATCTGCGCGATTTCATCGCCAAAGCCAGTTGGGTGGCGGTGAACGACTACGAGGCCGAGCTACTGGTGGAGCGCACCGGCTGGAGCCTCGACCACATCGCCTCCCAAGTGCGCGGAGTGATCGTCACGCGGGGCGAACACGGCTGCCGCATCTGGAGCGAAGGCGGCGGCGCCACCGACATTCCCGGCGCCCCCGCCAGCCAGGTGCTCGACCCGACCGGTTGCGGCGACGCCTTCCGCGCCGGTTTATTGTTCGGGCTGTCCAAAGGCTGGGCCTTGGCCGACAGCACCCGCCTGGGCAATGTGCTCGGCGCGGAAAAAATCGCCGTGCACGGCCCGCAAAATCACCACATCACCCTGCAGGGCGCGCTCGAACGCCTGCAAACCGTCTATGGCAGCGCCCCGCAAGCGGCCTAA
- the lysS gene encoding lysine--tRNA ligase, which translates to MNTDAPHPPAADDSHLIAERRAKLAALREVGPAFPNDFKPTHQAASLQAQLGGDEPDAPDALEAAGVRVRVAGRMMLKRVMGKASFATLQDGTGRIQIHVSNDVTGEEAHAAFKHYDLGDWIGCDGVLFKTRTGELTIRAEQVRLLVKSLRPLPDKFHGLEDVETRYRQRYVDLIVTPESRERFALRSKAIAALRNEMLAAGFMEVETPMLHPIPGGAAAKPFITHHNALDQQMYLRIAPELYLKRLLVGGFERVFEINRNFRNEGLSPRHNPEFTMMEFYAAWWTYRDQMDFTEALIRNTAQLTCGTAVLTHQGRTLDLSAPFARLTLTQAIQKHAPDYTDAQLADDGFLRGELRRLDADHAPHKLKGMGLGALQLALFEQVAEHMLWEPTFIVDYPVEVSPLARAADADANTTERFELFITGREIANGFSELNDPEDQAARFQSQVQAKEAGDDEAMYFDADYVRALEYGMPPAGGCGIGIDRLVMLLTDAPSIRDVILFPALRFEG; encoded by the coding sequence ATGAATACTGACGCCCCCCATCCGCCCGCCGCTGACGACAGCCACCTCATCGCGGAGCGCCGCGCCAAACTCGCCGCGTTGCGCGAGGTCGGTCCGGCGTTTCCGAATGATTTCAAGCCCACGCACCAGGCAGCCAGCCTGCAGGCGCAACTTGGGGGCGACGAGCCCGACGCGCCCGACGCGCTCGAAGCGGCTGGCGTGCGGGTGCGGGTGGCGGGCCGCATGATGCTCAAGCGCGTGATGGGCAAGGCCAGTTTTGCCACTTTGCAGGACGGTACGGGGCGCATTCAGATCCACGTTTCCAACGATGTCACTGGTGAAGAGGCCCATGCCGCCTTCAAACACTACGACCTGGGCGACTGGATCGGTTGCGACGGCGTGCTGTTCAAAACGCGCACCGGCGAGCTGACCATTCGGGCCGAGCAGGTGCGATTGCTGGTCAAGTCGCTGCGCCCCTTGCCCGACAAGTTTCACGGCCTCGAAGACGTGGAAACGCGCTACCGCCAGCGTTATGTCGATCTCATCGTCACACCAGAATCGCGCGAACGCTTCGCGCTGCGCAGCAAGGCCATCGCGGCGCTGCGCAACGAAATGCTGGCAGCGGGTTTCATGGAGGTTGAGACGCCCATGCTGCACCCCATTCCCGGAGGTGCTGCGGCCAAACCGTTCATCACGCACCACAACGCGCTCGATCAGCAGATGTATCTGCGCATCGCGCCCGAGCTTTACCTCAAGCGCCTGCTGGTGGGCGGCTTCGAGCGGGTGTTCGAGATCAACCGCAATTTCCGCAACGAAGGCCTGAGCCCGCGGCACAACCCCGAGTTCACCATGATGGAGTTCTACGCCGCCTGGTGGACCTACCGCGACCAGATGGATTTCACCGAGGCGCTGATTCGCAACACCGCGCAACTCACCTGCGGCACTGCGGTGCTCACCCACCAAGGGCGCACGCTGGACTTGAGCGCGCCGTTTGCTCGGCTGACCTTGACGCAGGCCATCCAGAAGCACGCCCCCGACTACACCGACGCGCAACTGGCCGATGACGGCTTTTTGCGCGGCGAGTTGCGCCGTCTCGACGCCGATCACGCCCCGCACAAACTCAAGGGCATGGGACTGGGCGCTTTGCAACTCGCGCTGTTTGAGCAAGTCGCCGAGCATATGCTGTGGGAGCCGACCTTCATCGTCGATTATCCGGTGGAAGTGTCGCCCCTGGCCCGCGCCGCCGATGCCGATGCGAACACGACCGAGCGCTTCGAGCTGTTCATCACCGGCCGCGAAATCGCCAACGGCTTCTCCGAGCTGAACGACCCCGAAGACCAGGCCGCCCGCTTTCAGTCGCAAGTGCAGGCCAAGGAAGCCGGCGACGACGAAGCCATGTATTTCGACGCCGATTATGTACGGGCACTGGAATACGGCATGCCGCCCGCCGGGGGCTGCGGCATCGGCATCGACCGGCTGGTCATGCTGCTCACCGACGCGCCCAGCATCCGCGACGTCATTCTCTTCCCCGCCCTGCGCTTCGAAGGCTAA
- a CDS encoding Bax inhibitor-1/YccA family protein encodes MNEQRDYTIYAQPGGAATVRNKVLRQTYSLLALSLIPTVIGAWVGMATGLNLAMAQSPGMTMIVFLVGAFGLMFAIERTKNSSAGVGLLLLFTFFMGVMLSQMLGFVLGMSNGPQLIMLAFGGTAVIFGAMATLANVVKRDLSGLSKMLFVGVILLILAGIANIWLQLPALMLTFSVVAIVIFSAFMLIDVQRVINGGETNYITATLAIYLDIYNVFVNLLSILSFFSGGGRR; translated from the coding sequence ATGAATGAACAACGCGATTACACCATCTACGCCCAACCCGGCGGCGCTGCGACTGTGCGCAACAAGGTACTGCGGCAGACGTATTCGCTGCTGGCCCTCTCTCTCATTCCCACCGTGATCGGCGCGTGGGTCGGCATGGCCACGGGGCTGAATCTGGCCATGGCGCAAAGCCCCGGCATGACCATGATCGTCTTCCTGGTCGGCGCCTTCGGCCTGATGTTCGCCATTGAGCGCACCAAAAATTCCAGCGCCGGGGTGGGGCTGCTGCTGCTGTTCACTTTCTTCATGGGGGTCATGCTGTCGCAAATGCTCGGCTTCGTGCTGGGCATGAGCAACGGGCCGCAGCTCATCATGCTGGCCTTCGGCGGCACGGCGGTGATTTTCGGCGCCATGGCCACGCTGGCGAATGTGGTCAAGCGTGATTTGTCCGGCTTGTCGAAAATGCTGTTCGTCGGCGTGATCCTGCTCATCCTCGCGGGCATCGCCAATATCTGGCTACAACTGCCTGCGCTGATGCTGACCTTCTCGGTCGTGGCCATTGTGATTTTCTCGGCCTTCATGCTGATCGACGTGCAGCGGGTGATCAACGGCGGCGAAACCAACTACATCACCGCCACGCTGGCGATCTACCTCGACATCTACAACGTGTTCGTCAACCTGCTGTCCATTCTGAGCTTTTTCAGCGGCGGCGGGCGCCGGTAA
- the rpoS gene encoding RNA polymerase sigma factor RpoS, with translation MPRRPKPVSDSPSEQGVSVPAAGDPQARSAPQNGAEPWEMIAHKSPAAPDAQPAPAPTGLPCPPASIGAIDDESGVSALQAYLNHIRAKPLFTPEQEFETATRAKAGDFEARQAMVEHNLRLVVSIAKAYVGRGAALGDLIEEGNLGLIHAIEKFEPERGFRFSTYASWWIRQSIERALMQQVRTIRLPVHVIRELNQVLRARKHLEQAADYRGQTSDEDVAALLGRSTEEVTDLLALAEQPTSLDALRETQSGESYADQFADQNALSMEEQTQTREVEALVDSWVGELAEREREVIEARFGLHGRELETLESLAQRLGLTRERVRQIQQESLLKLKGRLARNGVDRGSLL, from the coding sequence ATGCCGCGCCGCCCCAAACCGGTCTCCGACTCGCCTTCTGAACAAGGGGTGTCTGTCCCAGCGGCAGGCGATCCGCAGGCCAGATCCGCCCCACAGAACGGCGCAGAACCCTGGGAAATGATCGCGCACAAGAGCCCTGCTGCGCCGGATGCGCAGCCTGCTCCCGCGCCGACAGGCTTGCCCTGTCCACCGGCGTCCATCGGCGCCATCGACGATGAATCGGGCGTCAGTGCCCTGCAGGCCTATCTCAACCACATCCGCGCCAAACCGCTTTTCACGCCCGAGCAGGAATTTGAGACGGCGACCCGCGCCAAGGCGGGCGATTTCGAGGCGCGTCAGGCGATGGTGGAGCACAACCTGCGACTGGTTGTGAGCATCGCCAAAGCCTATGTCGGCCGCGGCGCGGCACTGGGCGATTTGATCGAAGAGGGCAACCTCGGCCTGATTCACGCCATCGAAAAATTCGAGCCCGAACGCGGGTTTCGTTTCTCCACCTATGCAAGCTGGTGGATCCGCCAAAGCATCGAACGCGCGCTGATGCAACAGGTGCGCACCATCCGCCTGCCGGTGCACGTCATTCGCGAACTCAACCAGGTGCTGCGGGCGCGCAAGCATCTGGAACAGGCGGCCGACTATCGCGGTCAGACCTCCGACGAAGACGTGGCCGCGCTTCTGGGGCGCAGTACGGAAGAGGTGACGGACTTGCTCGCCCTGGCCGAGCAGCCGACTTCTCTGGACGCCCTGCGCGAAACCCAGAGTGGCGAGAGTTACGCCGATCAGTTCGCCGACCAGAACGCGCTCAGCATGGAAGAGCAGACGCAGACCCGCGAAGTCGAGGCCCTGGTCGATTCCTGGGTAGGGGAGTTGGCCGAGCGTGAGCGCGAAGTGATCGAAGCTCGTTTTGGGCTGCACGGACGCGAGTTGGAAACCTTGGAGTCACTGGCGCAGCGCCTCGGCCTCACGCGCGAGCGCGTGCGCCAGATCCAGCAGGAGTCCTTGCTCAAACTCAAGGGACGACTGGCGCGCAACGGGGTCGACCGAGGTTCGCTGCTTTAA
- the rlmD gene encoding 23S rRNA (uracil(1939)-C(5))-methyltransferase RlmD, whose product MEQRLEWLQIDSLDLEARGVGRSENGKVVFVANALPGERVQARIHRSKRNWESGEAVAWASTASSRVTPRCPHFGVCGGCSMQHVDPAAQLAFKQRILEDDFWHLSRLKPQLLLRPIAGPNWGYRTRARLTVRLVVKKGGVLVGFHEKGSSYVADMRSCEVLPRAVSDLLLPLRELIAGLSRPERAPQIELAMGDRVTVLVLRHLEPLTDADRQRLRDFGQQHGVQWWLQPKGPDSVAPLDPDAEPLSYALPEFGIVMPFRPTDFTQVNPQINRVMVARALRLLGARRTDRVIDWFCGLGNFTLPIATQARQVLGVEGSATLVARALDNALHNDLQDKVVFTARNLFEMDADDLRAYGEADLWLVDPPRDGALALCKALAEAVNGPLGTPGEEETRAAGEASAAPKPVAPPVAPFKPPRRIVYVSCNPATLARDAGLLVHQAGYTLRAAGVMNMFPHTAHVESMAVFERD is encoded by the coding sequence ATGGAACAACGATTGGAATGGCTGCAGATCGACAGCCTGGATCTTGAGGCCCGCGGGGTCGGGCGCAGCGAAAACGGCAAAGTGGTGTTCGTCGCCAATGCCTTGCCCGGAGAACGGGTGCAGGCGCGCATCCACCGCAGCAAGCGCAACTGGGAGTCTGGCGAGGCAGTGGCCTGGGCCAGCACGGCGAGCAGCCGGGTGACGCCGCGATGCCCCCATTTCGGCGTTTGCGGCGGCTGCAGCATGCAGCATGTCGATCCGGCCGCGCAGTTGGCGTTCAAACAGCGCATTCTCGAAGATGACTTTTGGCATTTGAGCCGCCTGAAGCCGCAACTCCTTCTGCGGCCCATCGCCGGGCCCAACTGGGGCTATCGCACCCGCGCGCGGCTGACCGTTCGCCTGGTGGTGAAAAAGGGCGGGGTGTTGGTCGGTTTTCACGAAAAAGGCTCGAGCTACGTTGCGGATATGCGCAGTTGCGAAGTTTTGCCGAGGGCAGTGTCCGATCTGTTGCTGCCCTTGCGCGAGCTGATCGCCGGCCTGTCCCGGCCTGAGCGCGCGCCGCAGATCGAACTGGCGATGGGCGATCGGGTGACCGTTCTGGTGTTGCGCCACCTCGAACCCTTGACCGACGCGGATCGGCAACGCCTGCGCGACTTTGGACAACAGCATGGCGTGCAGTGGTGGCTTCAGCCCAAAGGGCCCGATTCGGTGGCGCCGCTAGACCCCGACGCCGAACCCCTGAGCTATGCCTTGCCCGAGTTCGGCATCGTCATGCCGTTTCGCCCGACCGATTTCACCCAGGTGAATCCGCAGATCAACCGCGTGATGGTGGCGCGGGCCTTGCGTCTGCTGGGCGCCCGGCGTACCGACCGGGTGATCGACTGGTTTTGCGGTCTGGGCAATTTCACCCTGCCCATCGCCACGCAGGCGCGGCAGGTGCTGGGCGTGGAGGGCAGCGCCACGCTGGTGGCACGGGCGCTCGACAACGCCTTGCACAACGATCTGCAAGACAAAGTCGTGTTCACCGCCCGCAACCTGTTCGAGATGGATGCGGACGATCTCAGAGCCTACGGCGAGGCCGACCTGTGGTTGGTGGACCCGCCGCGCGATGGCGCGCTGGCACTGTGCAAGGCGCTGGCCGAGGCAGTGAACGGGCCGCTGGGAACGCCGGGCGAGGAGGAGACGCGGGCCGCAGGGGAGGCAAGCGCGGCGCCCAAGCCGGTCGCACCCCCGGTCGCACCATTCAAACCGCCGCGCCGCATTGTTTATGTGTCCTGCAATCCGGCAACCTTGGCGCGTGATGCCGGCCTGCTGGTGCATCAGGCGGGTTACACCTTACGTGCCGCAGGGGTGATGAATATGTTTCCTCACACGGCCCATGTGGAATCGATGGCGGTGTTCGAGCGCGATTGA